One Companilactobacillus farciminis KCTC 3681 = DSM 20184 genomic window, AGTTAACGCTCAAATGCTTAAGATTCTGCAACAGTTGCATATTGAAACGATTGAAGGCGAAGTTGAAGACGATGACGATTTCTAAAGTTAAATATCATCCAGCAATTGACGAGTATATGAATGGTGTTTTATCTGGAAAAATCATCGCTTGTAAAGAACAAGTTCAATTGATGCACTTTCTAATCGATAAGTTAAATGATCCACACGCAGTCTTAAGAACTGACTTAATAGACGAGGCTTTGGAGAATATTCAAAAGCATTTCGTGTGGAAGTTGTTACCTTGGGAGAAATTCATCCTGGCATTTATCCACGGTGCTTTCTACGACGATGGCAGTTTGATGTTTGACGAGTTCTTAGTGCTTCTTGGTCGTGGAGGTGGTAAGACTGGTTTCATGTCTGTAGAAGAGTGGCTACTAGCTAGTAAGCAAGGTATCAGAGATTATGATATTGATATCGTGGCTACATCAGAGGAACAAGCTACTACTTCATTCAATGAGATTCACGATTTACTTGATAGTAAAGAGAAATATTATAAGAAATACTTTCAATGGACTAAGAAATTGATTCGATACAAGAAAACTAATTCTAAAATTAGATACCGTACAAGTAATGCTAATACCAAAGATGGTGGCAGACCTGGTGCGGTATTTTTCGATGAAATTCACGCCTACAAGAACGAAGAAACTATTAACGTATTCACATCTGGATTAGGTAAGAAACCACTCCCACGGCGTTTCTACATGACCACAGACGGATATAATCGTGAGGGCTTCTTGGATAATCTAAAAGAGGAAAGCAAGATGGTACTTGCTGGTGAAAGACCTAAACGTCGAATGTTTCCGTTTATTTGTAAGCTAGATAGTCCCGATGAATGGGAAGACGAGCAAATGTGGGAGAAGGCTAATCCATCGTTGATTTACTTTCCAAATCTAAAACATGAAATGGAATCAGAATTCGAGAAAGCTCATGATCGTGACCAGGCTCGTATCGAGTTTATGACTAAACGGATGAATATCCCAGCAACTAAAGCACAATCCCCAGTTGCTAAGTGGGAA contains:
- a CDS encoding terminase TerL endonuclease subunit, whose product is MKAKLKTMTISKVKYHPAIDEYMNGVLSGKIIACKEQVQLMHFLIDKLNDPHAVLRTDLIDEALENIQKHFVWKLLPWEKFILAFIHGAFYDDGSLMFDEFLVLLGRGGGKTGFMSVEEWLLASKQGIRDYDIDIVATSEEQATTSFNEIHDLLDSKEKYYKKYFQWTKKLIRYKKTNSKIRYRTSNANTKDGGRPGAVFFDEIHAYKNEETINVFTSGLGKKPLPRRFYMTTDGYNREGFLDNLKEESKMVLAGERPKRRMFPFICKLDSPDEWEDEQMWEKANPSLIYFPNLKHEMESEFEKAHDRDQARIEFMTKRMNIPATKAQSPVAKWEDIKATNQPTPSLLGRSCVVGIDFSDTMDFCGIGLLFKIDDKYYWKHHSLINYKALQHRKYKVPLDVAKERGLIKIIDDETNQPKYVVDWILEQAKKYDIKGVAADTFRRNYLEQEFKNNGFDDLLQARTGIKTHTELENTIDDLFAYHKLVYTDDDFMMRWYTNNVYKDRDERGNIEYKKIEPKLRKTDGFFAFLNAFQFRELLDIPVATYHRTLRTHTY